One window from the genome of Streptomyces sp. WZ-12 encodes:
- the gatC gene encoding Asp-tRNA(Asn)/Glu-tRNA(Gln) amidotransferase subunit GatC: MPGITREEVAHLARLARLELKAEELDHFAGQLDDIIGAVARVSEVADQDVPPTSHPLPLTNVMRPDEVRPSLTSEQALSGAPAQEQQRFKVPQILGEE, from the coding sequence ATGCCTGGCATCACGCGCGAGGAGGTCGCCCACCTCGCCCGGCTGGCACGTCTGGAGCTGAAGGCCGAAGAGCTCGACCACTTCGCCGGACAGCTCGACGACATCATCGGCGCGGTCGCCCGCGTCTCCGAGGTCGCCGATCAAGACGTACCGCCGACCTCCCACCCGCTGCCGCTGACGAACGTGATGCGGCCGGACGAGGTCCGTCCGTCGCTCACCTCGGAGCAGGCGCTCTCCGGCGCCCCCGCTCAGGAGCAGCAGCGTTTCAAGGTGCCGCAGATCCTGGGGGAGGAGTGA